Genomic segment of Desulfovibrio sp. ZJ209:
AACACTATTTTGGACAACCATAGTGTCCCCATTGGTATTTTTAACGATGGAGGTTGGCCCATCGCCGGTGGGGACGATTTCCGTTGGCCGCTTCCATCCTGTAAACATCTTGTATTCAAACATCTTGACAATCGTACTCACAAGCTCTGGGGCGACTGGTATGAAAGGGGCAATGAAGTCCAAAACAGCTTTATAGTCAAATGAGTTCCCAATGAATCCGCCTTTGACTTTTACGGAGACACTGGTTCCCTTACTATAAATAACGCTGTTCGTCCGGTTGACCAGTTGCTGAAGCCCTGTAAGGGATTCCATCAGGACATCAACAGGAATTTCATGCTCGTCCGCCGTGCCGCCCTCGATATTGATAGAAATCTCTTCACGCCAGCTGACATTTTCACTTGGCATATGGAGCCCCCTCTCCTGCAACTTATAGGAAAATCTGTGCCAACTATGGCGCAAATCCCCCCGCAGGGCAAGGGGGAAAGCCCCGAGGGACGGGGCTTTCCAAGGGGTTCTGCTCTCCTACAGCAGCAAATCAATCACGGCCGCAAAGACGTGCAGGCCGTTGACCACGTCGGCGGGGATGCGGGCGTTCAGGCGGTTGGCGTCCTGAAGGTCGCGCTCGCAGATGACGCCGTCGGCATTGGCGGCCACCTCCTCCACGATTTCGAGGGCCTCAAGCTGGCGCAGCACATCCAGAATTTCGCTGCGCACCTTGGGGCCGGTGCGGGTGGAGAGCTTTTCGCGCGGGAAGCGGAGCTCGATGCGCTCGCGCACGGCCTTGGCCACATAGTCGAGCGTGCGGATGGTGGTCATGTCCAAAAGGGACACGTCGGCCACGCCGGCGGCGTTCACCGTGTAGGTGCTGATGGCGCGGACGATCTGCACCACATTGCCCGGCCCCACTTCCAGCGGGGTGACGCCGCTCTTGAGCGCCACCTCCTGCTCGGTGCGGGAGAGGCGGGCGACATCCGGGGGCACGGCCACGCCCGTGAGGGCCAGCGTATTGAGGGGGCGGGCCGGGTCCTCCTCGCTGGCGGCCACGGCGCAATAGGCGGCGCTGACGCACTCGGGCGGCGTGGGACTTCCCGGAACGCAGGCGAGGCTGATGCGGCCGCTGTTGAGCGCGCGGGCAAGCGTGGTGGCCTTGGCGAGGGTGCCGGTGGTCGCGAGCCACGCCGTGGCGCGGCGCTGCTCCAGCGGGCCGGAAATGGCCGCAAGGTGGTCGCGCAGGGGCGCAAGCTGCGCCTCGGCGGCCCAGGGCACGCAATAGAGCGTGTAGTCCGCGCCGAATACGGCGGCGAGCGCGTCGCCGAGGTCCGGGTCCCGCTGGCCGCCGCTCATGGGGGTGGCGCCGGCCGTCATGCCGGGAATGGTGCTCGTCACGGAAAGGGAGAGGGAATTGCCGAGGGTGCCCTTGTCCTTGCAGGTGAGCGTCACTTCCGCCTGGCCGGGGGCGTCCTCGTCCTCGGGCGTGAGCCGCGCGGCCACGGGGAGCTCCGGCTCGCCGTTGACGGCGGAGGCCAGCGCCTCGAGGCAGGTCCGGGCGCTGTCCTTGTAGGCGGCGGCCACGCTCACCTGGGCGTCGCCCAGCGTCAGCGTGAGCACGCCCGCGCCCGTGGCCTCGCCGGAGAGCGTGAGGCGCCCTTGCGCGGCGATGCCGGCCGCATCCGGCGGCACGGGCAGCACGGAAAGGTCCACATAGGGGTACGCCTTGATGGCCGCGCGCACCATGCGCTGGCACTGGGAGCCCTGGCCGAAGAGCTGCCCGGCGGTCACGTCGTCATAGACCTGCACGGGCTCGAGGGGGGCGTCGCTCGACTCGGCCCTCTGGGCGATGATGAGCATCCGCTGGCCGTTGGTGGCCAGGGTGCGCACGGCGAGCCTGGTGTTGAACTCGAAATACTTGCCCGGCTTGCGAATGCTGGCCGGAATCTGGTCAAAGCTGATATTGGGGCTGGCCATGGTTTACTCCTCGGGGTTTTGCGGGGACGGGGCCGGCGTTGCCTGGATGAGGTCGCCGTCGGCCATGCGGCGGCGGTAATAGGCGTTGTCCGGCACTTCCACGGCGCGGTGGGCGGTGATCTGCGCCTTGCCGTCATGGCAGGGCACGGTGAGGCCCGGGGCGGCGATGACGCGGAGGGTAGTGGGCATGGGGGTCACTCCTGAAAAATGTTTACAAGGGGAAAGCGCAGGCTATCGACCAGAAGCGGGTCGTCGTGCTCCGGGTCCCGCGGGGGCTTGAGCCAATAGCGCAGGTCGAGGGCCGTGAGCTCGGGCAGGGGCGGCGCGTCGGGCGTGAGGTAGCCGGCCGGGGTGTCCTGTTCGCCCGGAGCGACTACGGGCCGCTGGCCCGGCTCCCGC
This window contains:
- a CDS encoding DUF2635 domain-containing protein, whose translation is MPTTLRVIAAPGLTVPCHDGKAQITAHRAVEVPDNAYYRRRMADGDLIQATPAPSPQNPEE
- a CDS encoding phage tail sheath subtilisin-like domain-containing protein, with product MASPNISFDQIPASIRKPGKYFEFNTRLAVRTLATNGQRMLIIAQRAESSDAPLEPVQVYDDVTAGQLFGQGSQCQRMVRAAIKAYPYVDLSVLPVPPDAAGIAAQGRLTLSGEATGAGVLTLTLGDAQVSVAAAYKDSARTCLEALASAVNGEPELPVAARLTPEDEDAPGQAEVTLTCKDKGTLGNSLSLSVTSTIPGMTAGATPMSGGQRDPDLGDALAAVFGADYTLYCVPWAAEAQLAPLRDHLAAISGPLEQRRATAWLATTGTLAKATTLARALNSGRISLACVPGSPTPPECVSAAYCAVAASEEDPARPLNTLALTGVAVPPDVARLSRTEQEVALKSGVTPLEVGPGNVVQIVRAISTYTVNAAGVADVSLLDMTTIRTLDYVAKAVRERIELRFPREKLSTRTGPKVRSEILDVLRQLEALEIVEEVAANADGVICERDLQDANRLNARIPADVVNGLHVFAAVIDLLL